One Papio anubis isolate 15944 chromosome 18, Panubis1.0, whole genome shotgun sequence genomic window, CATTGGGGGTTAGAGGCTGGAGGAGAGCTTGGGCTAAGGCTCCGACCAGGGAGCCCTGATCTCAACTCAGAGGCCCCGGCCGCAGCTGCCCCCGAGCCAAGCCGCCCGCTGCTGCCCCGTCTTGCTCCAGCTGGCTTGGAGGCTTCAGTGTGTGTCGGGCGTGGCGTTTACGCACGTCTGCAGTGCACTTTAGAATACTGCGCCCTTCCTAACGGATCAGGTAAAAGTGGGATGGGCATGTCTGTTTCCAAGGCCTGTCACTCGTTCTCTCAGCACACTGAGGAGGAAAAGGGTCGTTGCACACCACACGGAGCAGACACCTTCACCGGGAGCACGTGCTGGTCAGAGACCCCTTTCCCCGCCCTGACCCGAGTCGTGTTGGTTTCCAGGTTGGCCGCCTTGAGGAACTAGCCGCGCCCCGCCGCAGTGCACCACCTCTGCCCCGTGGTGTGCTGGAAGGTTCCTGTCCTCTCCCCACCGCGTCTTGCCTTTGTGCTGGCCCTGCGGAGCTGTGACCGGCAGCCACTCTGTGTGTCTCGCCTGCCAGGCCTGCGTGGCCTCAGGGTGTTCCTGTTCCTTTAGGTTGGGCGGTGGGTCTGCGTCCTGGTGTTGAGTTTCTGCAAATTTGTGGGGGTGATTTCTGTGACTCTGGGCCCACAGCGAGGAGGCCAGGAGGGGCCCTGTGGACTTTTACCCAGCACTGTGGGGGCCTTCAGACTCTGGGGCAGCAGACATGCTGCTTCCTCATCAGCCAGAGGGGGTCAGGGCTACCCTGTTGCCAAGCaactccctgaggcctctccacACCCCCTCAGCGGGCAGGAGGTCCCACCATGTGCACAGACATAGCCCAAGGAGGTACCACAGGCCTGTGTGTGCTGGGGGATGTCAGGTGCCGCCCCGCGCCATCCTGGTGGCATTTACAATGACACCCTCCTCCTCCATGATTCCAGGAGTGGGGTCTCGGCTGCCCCTACCAGCTGGCTGAGCCCCCTGGCCTCCTGCGCTCCCTCAGTTCCTAAAGCTGCCCAGTCCATGGGGACAGAACTGTCACCCAGATCCACATCCAAGTGTGCCCACCCTGCCGTCTTCATCCTCACTCAGCTGCTGCCTCTGGAGGTGCCTTTGGCCACGTGGGCTGTGCTGTCTGTCTCCTCGGCAGAGCCCCTCCGCGGGCTGGCGCAGTCTGAGAGGATGTGTCTGCGGCTCCTCCCATTGGGCAGCCTGGGTCTCCCAGAGGACCTGTCCCTGGGGCCTCGCTTCGGACGATGCTGCCTGTGTCGCCTCTGCCGTCTGAACGACGGGGTGCCTGCCCAGCGTGGAAGCCACAGCAGCTGGTGAAGGGCGCTCAGGAGAGCTGTCTTTAGCTGGGCTGGGGTTGGGGCTCCTTTGAGGACAACCTGCCAGTGTGGCCCTGGAGAGCTGCCAGCAGCTCTTGGGACGGActtgctgggaggctgagggacttTGGACCTGCTGTCTTTTCCATTTCCTAGAGTTTACGTCATTGTCTTGAGGCTtccaggattttttgtttttttgccaaaGTAGAAAAGGCAGGTGGTGGGCGGCTGGTGGGGAGTGTGGGTCCCCGCCCCCTCAGTCCCGCCCATCCCTCACAGCCCACGCGGAGGCCGCAGCGGTGTCGTGGCTGTTACGTGCAGGAACGTGGAGACCCCAACTTTGGCTCACTgcgtttggtgttttttttttcagaacttgGGAGCCCCAGGGAGGGGCTGGTGTTGGTAGGTCCTGGATGTGGTTCCCTCCAGCCTCCCCAAAATCAACCCTGGCGTTGAGAGAACGTCCTGTCCGTCGTGGGTAACAGCCTTGGGGAGGGCGCAGAGCTCTGCAGAGCCATGGCCGGGTGGGGGCTGCCTCAGTCCTGTCCTCTTGGGCACTGGGGAGAGGGGCCTGTTCATCTTTTTCCTAGAATGCTGttgtaaataaacaaatggatccCTGGAAACTTTCTCAAGCTTTGCTTTGGagccttgggtgagcctctgGATGTGGCCATCTCCCCACAACTGAGGACGGGCACCTGGAGTGTTCACTGCGGGGGGCTGGGCAGATGGCAGTGCTCATTCTCAGACCCTGTCCAAACCGACAGAATCTGCTGTGTTAGGTTCTTACtttgaaataacttaaaatttgcaTAACATGGTCTTTGTGCGCCTCGGCCAAACCGGGACGCTTGCTGGGCACCGTGGTGCTCCTGGCAGTCTCTAGTCTGACGTCCCCGCTGCACGTCCTGGTGCTGCCACCTCCAATCTGGAACAGCTGCTCGGTTTTCTTTCGTGACCTGAATGGTTTGAAACCTGCTGGCTGCTATTCTGTAGAATTGTCCTCTGCCTGGGGGTGCGGTTTTCCCACGATGTAGGGAGGTCTTCATGACTTCTCGGTGGCAGGGGTGTGGCGTCCCTGTGTCTTGGTGCAGGTGAATTTGTGACCTTCACCACTGGGTGCAGCAGCATCCTCAGGCGTCTCCACTGGGAAGTTAGCTTTTTCCCTttattacttttgagacagagtctcgctctgtcgcccaggctggagcacagtggtgcaatctcggctcactgtaaactccgcctcccgggttcacgccattctcccgcctcagcctcctgagtagctgggattacaggtgcacgccaccacactcgtctaatttttgtatttttagtagagacggggtttcaccatgttggccaggctggtctcgaactcctgacctcaggtgacctgcctgcctcggcctcccaaagtgctgggattacaggcgtgagccatggcgcctggcctcattttccctttttaattcaCGTTCCTCTTGGGAAGATCCTTGAAGGTCGTGCAAACCTCAACCCACTTTGCCCTGGGCGTCGATGAAATCACTGGTTCTATTTGGGATTCTAAGGAGGACCCCTCCCCCACTCTCCATTATTTATATCTGGACCTGTTTGTTTCTTGGCGTGGGCTGCAGTGGTTGCTGTTGCTGACTTTGTGACTCGGAGTGTCGTACTGACGGCATTTAGGTCAGCCTCCCCCACCCTGGCACGGGCTGACCCCCAGCACTGCAGGAGGCTCTCGGCTCATCTTGgtccctccctgccccagccctggaatcagccCTTTCTCTAGGAAGCTCCGCTTCCTTTGAGTCggggaatggtatttagaaaaccagaatctgggccgggcgcagtggctcaagcctgtaatcccagcactttgggaggccgagacgggcggatcacgaggtcaggagatcgagaccatcctgcctaacacggtgaaaccccgtctctattaagaaatacaaaaaaaaaaaaaactagccgggcgaggtggcgggcgcctgtagtcccagctactcgggaggctgaggccggagaatggcgtgaacccgggaggcggagcttgcagtgagctgagatccggccactgcactccagcctgggtgacagagcgagactccgtctcaaaaaaaaaaaaaaagaaaaccagaatctggaggctgggcgtgctggctcacgcctgtaatcccagcagtccaGGAGGTAAggcaggagggtcccttgagctcaggagttggagaccagcttaggcaacatagtgagacccccatctctacaaaaaataagataagccaggcatgatggcatgcacctgtggtcccagttatgTGGGAggctaggaggttgaggctacagtgagtgagaatcacaccactgcactccagcctgggtgacagagcgagaccctgtctcaaaaaaaccaaccagAAAACCAAGACCTGGGTACAAAGTGTGGGCTTCAGTGCTGCGTGCCGCTAGCCAAGAGGCGTCTGCAGCCACCACGGTGCATGGTGGTACAGCCCTCTGCATGCACTAGAGCCACAGGTCCACACCGTTCCGTAGAATTCGGTCCAGTCTCCCCCTCATTTGTAGCTTCTCTGAAAATTTGGCTCTGGCACACTACCTTTCTGCTCATTTGTGCACCAATTAGTTTCAGAATTGCCAGCCACACTCCTGTGAAGGCCCCTAGCTAGAGAATGGCTCTGGGctggtgcggcggctcacgcctgtcatcccaacacttctggaggccgaggcgggcagatcacctgaggtcaggagttcgagaccagcctggccaacatggagaaaccctgtctctactaaatatacaaaaagctggccggcgtggtggtgcacacctgtaatcgcagctactcgggaggctgaggcaggagaatcgcttgaacctgggaagcagaggttggggtgagccaagatagcgccactccagcctgggcaacaagagcgaaaatgtgtcaaaaaaaacaaaaagcaaaaaaaaaaaaaaacagctctaaGCACTCCCCACATCCTTTCACAGTGGCTATTACGTGGTAGGTCCACGGTTTTGAATTCCAGTAGTAATTAAGGTGCCACCATCCTGATAGGTTTTCATTAGTACTTTTTGGGTGTGAAGCGTCACTGTGGATGTGGATGTGGACTGGGAGGGGTTGCGTCCCTCCCCTCAGCTCCAGCCACGGAGCCAGCCCCGTCGCTCCCAGGCACGCCTCCCACGTCCTCACAGTCCACGGAGTTCAAGGGGCTTCCCAGAGAGAGAGGGCCCAGAGGGGTGGAGCTTGGGGTCTGCCTGCACCCCAGGATGGGGGTCTGCACCGCGGGGAGGctccagctccgcctcctgcctccGTGTCACCTCTTGCCGGAATTCCCAGCCCTCCAGGGTTGGGCGTGCTCCTTCCCAACCTCCTCTGGACAGGTCTGTGACCGGCACGCGGGAAGGACTCTGGGAAGCAGGTACGTTCCTGGGATGGCAATTAAGGTGCTGTCTTTCTGGACACTGGTGTGGATTTAATGTTGTTAGGATTATTTTCAGACTAGGATTAAAGCTCTTCTCATGAGAAAATACTTGTGGGCGGCAAGCCATGCAGGTGCCAAGGCGAGAGACCGAGGGCACGAGCTGTTCCAGtatcataaagaaaatacataagaatagttatactagAAATGGATTATAGCTATGATGATGTTATTAATAATCAGTTTGTAGCATTACTCTTTATTCTAATATCATAATCCTTGCTCTTACTCCCCGGGGGGCTTAGAGAAGACTTCTCCACACCTCTTGTGGAGGGCCGGACATCAGTCAGGCCCGCCCACAGCCCTCCGGAGGCCTGACCGTCTCCCTGCGATGCTGTACTTCAGCGGTCACGCTCCTGTTTCACTTTCATGTTCCACCCTGTACACCTGGCTCCACCTTCCAGATAGCAGCAGCAgaattagtgaaagtactaaaagtctttgaaatgcatagaagaaataatggcgtaagctgtcctctctctctgccttggctGCTGAACAGGGGACGGCCCCCATCCAGTGGACACGTGACTCGCGTGACCTTACCTGTCATCGGAGATGGCTCtcactccttaccctgccccttttGCCTTGTATCCAATATCAGCGCAGCCAGGCATTCGGGACCACTACCGGTCTCCACGTCTAGGTGTTAGTGGTCCCccgggcccagctgtcttttcttctttgttttgtgtctttatttctatgatCTCTCATCTCCACACATGAGGAGAAAAACCCACAGACCCTGTAGGGCTGGACCCTATAAATACTGTTAATAAAATTAGTCCTAATACCCCTGCAGCCCAGCAGGGACCCCCGGAGTCTCCAGTCCCAGAAGGAAAATGCCAGGCTGGGAGGGGAACCGACAGGACGATTATTGATAAGGGGATCCTGGAAGATCAGCACAGTCCCTTCTGGAGGCTTCAGAGCCACCTGCGGGGGCTGCTTCTCCATGGAAGGGCACAGACGCCGGAGCCCCTGGTCCCCGACTCAGGGCCCCCAGCCAAGGCCCGGCCAGTGGGGAGTGAAGCCTCTCACCCGCCCGCACCCCCGATGCCGTGGTCGCCCCCCCTCCACCCCGGACACTGTGGTCACCCGCCCGCACTCCCATGTGGTCACCCCGCCTGCACCCCCACGCTGTGGTTGCCCTGCCTGCACCCCCGATGCTGTGATCACCTCCACCCAACCTTCTCCCTACGAAGTCAGATCTGGAAGTGACCTGGGCCCAGTGGCTTCACACTTCCTCACTAACGGAAGCTGAGGGAGATGGGGGCTGTGCGGGCGGTCCCCTCACCCCCAGGGCCCTCCAGGGTGGGGCAGCAGCAGCGTGGGGGATCCTATCCTGCCCTGTGTGCATTTCAAGACAAACCCTTAGAGGCCCATATGGGAAGGCACTGAGCCCTAGGCTCCACCTAGGAGGACCTGGTGCTGGGCAGCTCACACCTGGACCACATCTGTCCTTGTGGTCAGCCTGGTTCTGCTGCCCACAGTGGAAGGGAGCCCTGGGGCCACCCTGATTCAGACCCTGCCTCCCCATTTGCCAGAAGAggctgggccgggcacagtggctcgcgcctgtaatcccagcactgtgggaggctgaggcaggcggatcacctgaagtcaggtgttggaaaccagcctgagcaacatggtgaaaccctgtctctactaaaattaactgggtgtagtagggcacatctgtagtcccagctactcaggagcccgaggcaggagaattacttgaacttgggaggcagatgttgtagtgagccaagatcacaccactgcactccagcctgggcgacagagcaagattccatctcaaaaaaaaaaggctggataAAGGGAATGGTTCTGCCAGTACAGATTCCTAGGCCCTTAGCCATGTTTACAGAATCAGAATGAgcaggggtggggtgtgtgtgcaggggtgtgtgCAGGGctggtgtgcatgtgtgcaggGTGTGTGTGCTGCAGAGATGTGTGtgcgggggtgtgtgtgtgcaggggtatGTGCAGGGCTGGGGTGTGTGCAGGTAAGGAGTGTAAAACTTATTATTGATACAGAACTGAGGTATGTGTGTCTTAGAGGTGTGTGTGTAGAGGGGTGTGTGTGGATGGGTGGGGGTGTGTGCAGggctgtgtgcgtgtgtgcagggGTGTGTATGCACAGGActggtgtgcatgtgtgcaggGGTGGGGTGCGTGTGTGCAGGGGTGGTGTGTGCAGGGGTGGGgaatgtgtgtgggggtgtgtgcaggggtggtgtgcatgtgtgcaggGGTGTGTATGCGCAGGGCTGATGTGCATGTGGGCAGGGGTAGGGTGCATGTGTGCAGAGGTGTGTGTGCAGAGGTGTGTGCAGGGGTGGGTTGTGTGTGCAGGGGTGGGgtgtgtgcaggggtgtgtgCAGGGCTGGgtgtgtgcaggggtgtgtgCTGCCAGAGGGTGGGAATGCAGCGTGTGCAGAGTGTGTCTGGGAGTGCTGGGGAGTGTGCAGGGGTGGAGTGTGTGTGCAGGGCTGGTGTATGTGCAGGGGTAGGGTGTGTGCAAGGCTTGTGTGTGCAGGgctggtgtgtgtgcatgtgcaggggtggggtgtgtgtgtgcaggagtgTGTGCAGAGGTATGTGTGTTTGTGGAGGGCTGGTATGCgtgtgtgcaggggtgtgtgtgtacaggggtggggtgtgtgtgtgtgtgcaggggtgtgtgtgtgcaggggtgggggtgtgtgtgtgtgcaggggtgtgtgtgcagggcctgtgtgcgtgtgtgcaggggtgtgtataggggtggggtgtgtgtgtgcaggggtgtgtgtgcagggctgggtgtggtgtgcaGGAATTATTAATGAAATACAGGGGTGAGTGTGATGATGCAGGGATTAATATTAGAACTGTAGGTATGCTGATGTGTGCAGAAGGTGTGCATGTGTACAGagtggaagtgtgtgtgtgcaggtattTTAGAGGTATGTAATGTGTgcagggtggggtgtgtgtgtgcagaattAATGTACAgaaggtatgtgtgtgtgtgcagggctgGTGTCgtgtgtgcaggggtgtgtgtacaggggtggggtgtgtgtgtacaggggtggggtgtgtgtgtgcagaggtgtgtgcgtgtgcaggggtggggtgtgtgcaggtgtgtgtgcgtgtgcaggggtggggtgtgtgtgtgtgcagagaggtgtgtgtgtgcagggctggtgtgcatgtgtgcaggggtgtgtgtgtatagggctggtgtgcatgtgtgcagtGGTGCGTGTGTacaggggtggggtgtgtgtgtacaggggtggggtgtgtgtgtgcaggggtgtgtATAGGGGTGGGGTGTGTacaggggtggggtgtgtgtgtgcaggggtgcGTGTGTATAGGGGTGGGGTGTGTgcaggggtggggtgtgtgtgtgcaagggggtggggtgtgtgtgtgcaggggtttGTGGATGGGTGGGGgtgtgcaggggtgtgtgtgcagggctggtgtgcgtgtgtgcagggtgtgtgtgtgcaggggtggggtgtgtgtgtgcagggtggGAGTGGTGTGTGTGCagaggggtggggtgtgtgtgtgcaggggtgtgtgtgtacagggtgtgtggatggggtgggggtgcaggggGTGTGTGCAGAAcaggtgtgcgtgtgtgcactgggggtgtgtgtgtgtgtgtgaggggtgggATTATTAATGTACAAGAAAttagaggtgtgtgtgtgcaggggtgggggtgtgtgtacaggggtgggaggtgtgtgtggctgggggtggtgtgtgtgcagggctggtgtgcgtgtgtgtgcaggGTGTGTGGTAATTGCAGGGCTGGTGCGTGTGTGCAGAGGGGTGTGTGGTGTGCAGGGGTGGGGTGTGGGAtggggtgtgtgcgtgtgcaggggtgtgtgtgtgggggtggggtgtgtgcagggctggtgtgcgtgtgtgcagCGGTGTGTACAGGGGGTGGGGTGgtgtgtgcaggggtgtgtgtacagggtgggggtggtgtgtgtgtgcagggtggTGGTGTGcagggtggggtgtggtggccagGGGGTGGGTGTGTATTACAGAATTGAGGTGTGCATTATTGGCCACAGGGTGGGGTGTGTGCAGGAGCTGGTGCGTGTGTGCACAGAGTGTGTGTACAAAGGAGGTGGGAATTATTAATGTAcagggtggggtgtgtgtgtacaggGTGTGTGTGTACAGGGTGGGGTGTGTGTACAAGGGGTAGAAGTGTAGTAGTAGTAgtacaggggtgtgtgtgtgtacaggggtggggtgtgtgtgtgtgcaggggtgtgtgtgtataggggtggggtgtgtgtgtgcagggttggtgtgtgtgcaggggtggggtgtgtgtgtgcagggctgCTGTGCGTGTGTGCAGGGGTGCGTGTGTGcagaggtatgtgtgtgtgtgcaggggtgtgtgtgtacaggggtggggtgtgtgtgtgtagtgtgtgtgtataggggTGGGGGATGCGTGTGTGCAGGGTGTGTGTGTacaggggtggggtgtgtgtgcaccAGTGCATGGCTGGAGGTGGCTACTGGAGCCTAGACTGTGTCCCGAAAGATGTTCAAGCAGCATCTGTACAAAGCCCTGTTCACAGCTCCTGGGTCCTTCTGGCCTGAACCGAAGACTCAGGCCCTCCTGCACCCCAGGTCCAGCCAGGAGCCGTTTCCACACCCCTCCTGGGCTGGATGCCGACGACACGCAACCCCGATGTGAAGGGATGTTGCTTTTATTgagggcctgtgtgtgtgtgtgtgtcctgagcTGTCCCCAGGTATCCTGCCCCCCAGGTGAGGCCAGACACCCGCTCAGGAGATGCTGGTCCTTGCATGCGGGCAGTAGGGTTCCTGGCATCCGGAGTCCTGGATGGGCAGGTCTTCCCTGAACTCCAGGAGCCCTAAAGGGGGCTCTGGTCTCCCAGCTTTCACAGGAGACACAGACAGAGGACCAGGGCAGCGAGGGAGGCCAGGACCAGGAACCCCCACTGGCGATGGAGGCTGGAGGCCCCGGAGGGGTAGCCGTAATGCGTCCTGCAGGAGTCGCCCAGCTCGTCCCGCGGGATGGGCTCCTCCTCGGGAGCCTGCGTGGGGTTGCTGGCCTGGGGACAGACACAGGTGGGGCAGCCTGTCTGCTGGTGGTTGGGGGGGGAGGCTCAGGCGGCCACCCCATCCTCACCTGCTCCACAGCCTCGAAGACCCTCAGCAGGTTGTTGGCCAGTGCACCCTTGACCTCCGCCTCTGTCCAGTTCCTCCTGAGCAGCTCAGCGATCAGGTCTGGATACTTGGAGACGTCCTCCAGCCCCTCAGGGACCCTGTGTTGAGGCCAGGAGAACCTGGGCCCCCACACTAGGACCCACGTCCCTCCTCCAGCCGCCTCATCCCTCTGACGGGGTCATGAACCTCCCAGCTCATCCATGGGACAGAGCTCTCACCCCCTTACCTTGGAACACCATCAAAGTCCCCACCAAAGCCCACAGCTCTGGCTCCTGCCACCTCCTTGATGTGATCCAGATGGTCTGTCCAGGGAGCAGCAGGTATGGGTCCCGAGTGAGGCCCTCCCGCTTCAGCCCCCTTGGCCACTCACACCCCACCTACCAGCCACTTGGGACAGGTTGGCCTTGTTGGTGCAGGAAATGTAATTGTTGTAGAAATTCACCATCACCAGGCTGTCTGTCTGTTTCTGCACAGGAAGACAGGGTGGAGCTGAGAGCTGGGAGGGCCTGTccagggaggtggggtgggggtggctgcCTCGGCCCTCACCACCAGCCTCAGGACGTCGTCAGGCACGTTGCGCCGGCTTGCGCACACGCTGTAGGCCGAGGAGTGGCTGAAGATGACGGGGGCTCTGGACAGCTGCAGGGTGGCCTTCATGGTGGCCACAGACACGTGAGCCAAGTCGATGAGGACTCCCAGACGGTTCAGCTCCTTCACCACACGCTGGGAAGACAGGGCTCCGTCCACCCTCACAGCCCCCAGGGTCGGGGCTGAGGAGGTGGACAGGCTGGACCAGGTGTGAGTCATCGTCCTTCATGGCTGGAAGTCTGGGGCCACTCAGGGCTGAGCACCCACCCTGGGGGGATGGCTGccagctccattttacagatgaggacactgaggtccCACGTGGGGAGATTCATTGTTCCGGTCACCCTCCAGGGCCTCTGCCTTCTCCTCGGGGGTGACTggcccctcccaccccactcaCCTGCCCAAAGGGTGACAGGCCTTGGCTCTGGGGCTTGCTGTCTCCCGTGTCCACCAGCCAGTTGTCAGCCCTGCGGGAGCAAAAGGCAGGTGCTCAAGGGGTGGAGCGGtggtctcggcctcccatcaGCCCAGCAGGCGAGGCCCGGCCCGGGACTCACAGGTGGAGGGGATGGGCTCAGGAGGGCGGCGGGGAGTGTCTGCCCCTCCCTCCTGACCACAGCCCGGGGGCCTCCCGTGGGGAGTCACGCACCAGGGCGTGTTACAGTTGTGGGTGAGGGTCAGGTACCGCATGCCCAGCTGATAGAGCGCCCGCAGGACGCCCAGACTGCTGTCGATGGAGTGGCCGCCCTCCACACCGATCAGGCTGGCCACCTTCCCTTCCTGGAAGGCCTGCCGGATGCCTGCGGGGAGAGTCGGGGTGCAGGGGAGTGGGCACCTGGCGTCTGGAGGGGAGGTGTCCTGATCAGTACCTGCTGCTCAGGACGAGGGCTGGGTGGGAGGATGCAGGACCTGGAGGGCCCAGGTCAGGACCCCACCTGCACTGCTGGTGACATACAGGAAGGTCTCAGGGTACATCTGGCACATGCGGTGGACCACATCTATCTGCTCCAGCGTCCTCCGCACAGCGTCTTGGTTCTGGGTGTCGCAGGGCGTGTACACGGACCAGAACTGGGGGCCACAGGGGATACCAGGAGCTGATGCAACCAGGTCTCAGCCCACCCCCCACATGCCTGTGGGAGTCTGGTTTCCCACCCCCTGGGAAGCCCTCCCTCGGCCTGGTGTCTGTCTCTACAAGGGCCTGTGGCACTGAGGGACCCTGGAGGAACAACGCCACAGGGACGGCCACACTGTAGCCAGGCCCAAGGTAGGAGACGGGATGACCCCACGCAGGGTGAGTGAAGGCAGGGCGGGCGGTACCTGACCTCCTACGAAGCCAGCCCTCAGCTTGGGGATGTTGGTGTGTGTGTCGGCCAAGGTGGTCAGGTTGGCCCTCGCGTCCTGCAGCCGGTTGTTGAACATCCTCAGCAGCTGCCAGGGCAGGTCGTTGTGCCTGGAGTCGCCGGGGGGAGGCCAGGCAGTCAGGGAGGCCACTGGGACCTGGGGGCTTGTGAGCTCCTGAACTCCGGGCTGTGCTCCCCACTTCCTGCTCCTCACGGCAGGCGCCGGACTGAAGTCCAGGCCGCAGGGGTGACGGATCATTGGCCACCTGAACACACCTGTGCAAGGCTGCACTTCCCACCTGTGCCCACCCCCAGGGCAGGGAGCCCCGAGCCACGAGCTCAGGGAGCTGGGTAGCCCATCCCCTCCACGGCCTTTCTCTGTGGACGAGGCTGGCGGGAGGACACGTTGTCTGAGGGTGGGACACCACCAGTCAAATGACCTCAATGGACAGGATTGGAGACATGGGCAAAGGGGCAAGGGCCTGGGGGTGATACTGTTTCTGAgagttttcagtttaaaaatccaGTTGCCTCCTGGGGAATACGGTGGGCGGCTGGATAACTGCAATGGCCTGTCCTCGGGGGCCTGGCACTCCCATCCTTCTGGGGAGCAGGGCGTCAGGTACAGGCTTTGGGGGCCACCCAGGCCTCTCTgctgcctctgtctccagggaAGAGCCTGAGTGAGGGCCTCAG contains:
- the DPEP1 gene encoding dipeptidase 1, whose amino-acid sequence is MWTRWWLWPLVAVCTADFFRDEAERIMRDSPVIDGHNDLPWQLLRMFNNRLQDARANLTTLADTHTNIPKLRAGFVGGQFWSVYTPCDTQNQDAVRRTLEQIDVVHRMCQMYPETFLYVTSSAGIRQAFQEGKVASLIGVEGGHSIDSSLGVLRALYQLGMRYLTLTHNCNTPWADNWLVDTGDSKPQSQGLSPFGQRVVKELNRLGVLIDLAHVSVATMKATLQLSRAPVIFSHSSAYSVCASRRNVPDDVLRLVKQTDSLVMVNFYNNYISCTNKANLSQVADHLDHIKEVAGARAVGFGGDFDGVPRVPEGLEDVSKYPDLIAELLRRNWTEAEVKGALANNLLRVFEAVEQASNPTQAPEEEPIPRDELGDSCRTHYGYPSGASSLHRQWGFLVLASLAALVLCLCLL